AACCAGTGACAGGATCTGGAACCCATGTAGCCTTATAAGCAGAAGCATCTTTCTCTTCTCCTAACTTTGTGCCTCCCATCTTGGTTCCAATTGACCCAACTGATCCCTTCGTTGCACTTTCTGTTGCCGCAGAGTAACCTCGTCtgttcaattaataaaaaaaatcatatttaaccaTCTCATAACAATAAATAACTTATATATAGAGaagaaaacataataacaaaagaAACATTAGAGTACCTGGTAAGAGTGTTGGAAAAACCGTCGAGGATGATAGTAGAGAGAACCTTAATGTTAGCGAAAGAGCGAGCCATTGTTTAGAATTATGGAAAGTTTTCTTTTCTCTGTGTAACTGATTTGAGAAAATAAGCTTTCAAGAGTTTAAGTATCGCTTTAGAAGTAGAGATTTTAAAATTGAGGTGTTGTTATGAGAAGAGGTGAGTGAGGGTTATTATATAAGGttgagaaaagattgaaaagtAAATTGTAACGCGTGATTGGAGAAAATATAATTGTTTGTAGGTATGGCAACGGGGCGGAtcggggacggtttttacctcccccaaacccaaacccgaatccctaatcaatccccgttacccgccccaaacccaaacggggatgggaaattaaaacccaaacccgtccttaacgggttcgggttgggttcgggtatccccgtcccgccaccatgtatttcgtaaaatcaattattttaataaaaatatttactttttcaaaaatcaaataacattataaataacaaaataaaacaatctcaaaaaatttcatacatatatttcaaatatttaaaataataaatacaaatcaaattattaaaacattagccacatatttaataatataaattatgaaatataaataataatgtacatattaaaataaacggggcgggttcggggtgggtactaatgtccccattacccgacccatccccatgttttctaatcggggaaaacccaaacccgaacccaaacccaatcaaaacgggttttccccgtcaacttcggggcgggttcgggtgggtacccgtgggtctgggttttattgccatgtctaaTTGTTTGTACAATAAAAATAATATCTACTATAATTAATGCgtatattttgttgttattagTAATTTGTTATAAGAAATATCTAaaagtttaaaaattataaatatccaATTTAAAACGGAATCACGAGATTCCCGTATGATGAGAGAGatgcataattattaattatcgtaactaattttatttttactcaATTTCGAGAGGCCCATATTTTGCTTTTAGTGTTTCTGTTTTACGATATTTTCATGAAAGGAAGCTTCCAAATACAACGGTGGAATATACTAAGGTAGGACCTGAGAGTATGCGGCTGCGTGATGAGTGGAAGGGGGGAGACGAGGTCATATGTTTGAGGTCATGTGTTTTTTTGACTTGTCCGTCTTTAGATTGTTCCACGCAACTTGTTCATCATTGTTACATCCGACATTTATACTACTAAACATGAATTTTACTTCATCCGTTCCGTTGTACAATGAGTGACTCatttagaataattttatttagaataatttaattaaaataaaataatgtccCAAAATAAAATGactcattttaattttcaatacactttttccaattttaccttttaattactGTAAATTTCTTTATATTATcagtgtattttaattaaatattgttatatatttttgtaGTTGACatttaaataagttttaaataatttattacgGTTTTTTAGAGTTTAAGCATTTTAGAGTTTaagcaaaataatatattataggtAGAAGTAAAATGATATGTTAAAATATGAATTGTTTTCTAATATTTAACAGTAACTTTCAATAGTCGGATTAGTTTGATTCATCTTATATAAAGAATTAGTGAAATGTGTAAATGTGCTAACCGCAAACAAGACTCAAAATCGATATAGGTCCATTGAagtcaaaacaaagaaaaaaacgaAAAATAATGTGAAG
The Vicia villosa cultivar HV-30 ecotype Madison, WI linkage group LG6, Vvil1.0, whole genome shotgun sequence genome window above contains:
- the LOC131612981 gene encoding indole-3-acetic acid-induced protein ARG2-like — encoded protein: MARSFANIKVLSTIILDGFSNTLTRRGYSAATESATKGSVGSIGTKMGGTKLGEEKDASAYKATWVPDPVTGYYKPENVKDIDVADLRAKLLRKNFKN